TCCACCACTCCTGCTGCTCCTCTGGAAAATGGTCTGGTCAAAGGCAAGAGGCTGCATTTCAGAGGGTCTCGTGTCCCAGGTACAATGATGTTATCGGCAGCTTTGACCTTGAGCCCCTCCTGTAAACTCGCCATGGCTCAGTGACACCCCCCACAGTCATAACAACCCTAAGGACCCCTCAGCCCTGCTCCCTGAAAGATCTTGGTTGTAGATACCTGTACATTGCCCACCCAAACCACACCCCATCCCCTTCTGGGCAGCAAACATTCCCCCACGCCCCACTCCCTGGTCTGGGTCAAGAGGGTGTTTTCCTTCTGACGCACAGGACCAGCAAAGAATTGGCTCAtttcctcattcattcatccGCTCTGAAGTTCTGTCTCAGAATAACTGATGGAGAGAGACAAGGAAACACTGCTGTACATGTTGTTGAGTCAGACATCTGTGCGGGGTGCTGCAAGCACAATGGAAGGCACAATGACCAACCTGGGAACTGGGGAGCTGGAATTAGGAAAGCCTTATGAAAAGTAGGCCTAAGCCACAACAGATAAATTAATTATCTTTTCCAGAGAGTTATGAAAAGAAAGGCATCCCTGGCCAGACCTGGAGGATGAAACCATCTGCCCTGTTCTGGGAACAGGATGGAGCCTGGAGTGTAGGcggagaaaggagaaagaaaccaCAGTCAGCCATGGAGCTGGAGAGGCTGGCTTGAGCAGGCTATGGAAGGCCTTCAAGCCATCTTCAAGCTTTTGAACCTGAGGACAATGGGGAGCCATTGAAGGATTTATGTAGAAAACAATGGAGTATGATATGATAAGAATAGCAGTTCACCTCAGGCTGTGTGACATTGGACAGGTCACTTAATCTCTTTGAGTCTCATTTTTCTCACCAGCAAAATGGGGAAAGTATGTGATCTTCCTGCCcaaatctaatcatgagaaaaataccAGACAAATGCAAATTTTAGGAACACTGTACAAAACACCTAACCAGTACCCCTCAAAACCATGAAGGTCATCCAAAACAAggcaagtctgagaaactgtcacagaccagaggaggctgaggagacatgacagctaaatgtaatgtggtgtcCTAGAAGGAGACAGGAGGGAAAAGCTAGTGAAATCCAAATGAAGCATGGTTAACAATAACTGAccttatatccatacaatggaatattattcagtaattaaaaaggaatgaagtactgacacgTGTATGTATGCTACCTGGATGAAACCTgaaggcataatgctaagtgaaatcagcCAGACACAAATGACCATATATTCcaagattccatttatatgaaatgtccagaattggCAAATCTCTAGggccagaaagtagattagtagttgccatGGGCCGGGgactgggcgggggggggggggggggggtgggtgggagactaatggggagtgactgctaacggGTACAGAATTTTTAGGGGgtacaaaaatgttctaaaattagattgtagcGATGCTTACAAAACCCTATGACTATACCAAAAACCATTGAAATAGGTAGAGtgtatagtatgtgaattatatctcaacaaagctGTTGAAAAAATGGTAATGTTGTTTGTTCCTTTGCTGTGACAAATATACCAttgtaatgtaagatgttaatttACAGTACTATTTTTACATTTCTGTAAATCTATAGAACCACTCTAAAtacaaaaagtttatttaaataaaaattacagtcatgCATCACTTAACATCCACAATACGTTCTGTAAAATGGAACGTTATGTGATCTGAATGTTGTGCGAACACCCTGTTATATATAGGCAGTCTCTGGATTACgaacaagttccattcctaaatctctTTTAGGTTGAATTTGTCCATAAGTCAGAATAGTTAGATACAGTTCATATCTAACGTCATTTAGTCAAATCTTTATCTTAGTATATACtgcagtatatagtgtacctttctatgctgcagggcaatggatcacttttgtgtggcctttctccccATGgtgttgtaactcccacccaagtgattgggcaggactgtgtaaataaggtaattgtggcccacagaggggactggtcagttttgcctgctaggtttaaaagagagccaattccagagcaggaagaggatctcaccaccaccaaggaagaagatcCAGGAGCGGAGCatattttggacccagggtccctgcgctgagaagctcctggaaccaggagactgagagagggaGCGAGAGTAAGAGAGCTGTTAACACTGAAGATGAGAAGCGGTGGCAGACAAATGGTggtaggagagaccagcaggagatggcacagaaggcttcccagcccacaaagATAGAAAGTTGAGTACCTTCAGACAGGAGCCTTGCTGGCGGAGTAGGGTGCTTCCAGGCACTTGGTAGCGCTAGTTTCGCGACCCAAGGAGCTAGAGCTGAACCCCTTCAGGTAAGGCTTACTGGCGAGTGAGGTGCATCAAGGTGCTTATCTGagaactaaaagagctttgtaacacttgcctgagcaggccagagagaggtgtgcctgaggGCATTTCTGAGgacaggctgtcctgatggaagaactgtatcctgagtgttgcTGATTaggaattataacctgttacttccctaacaaaccccataattgtgagaattgtctgtgagttctgtgtggccattgcaatgaattatcaaacccagcagagaagcagagagtgccatgggagagaTGGTTGGTTGTGGAATTGGTaaagaaggcagagagaggaggcaggtctgatctccgcctcataggaatcagccttgggctgttgatcttgattttccctccctcttttgaagttagaggaggtcagacacctccaccAAATCATTTTTACATACGTATAAAGAACACTAAACACTTCCAgttacactaaaacatctttaacataataataataataccgtTTTGTTGTGCATTGtaaagtagcacctgtttgttatttTGAACTATTGTATGCACCTTGAATTTTGAATATAATAGGCTTTGGGacggggttggttcataactctGGGTTGTACTTAAGTCTTATGTTcattaacccagggactgcctgtacttaaGAAAACTATATGGGTGGaacaagaaagcagtgggatgcagaccccaaattcttgtaaaaagaccagacttaacggtctgactgagactagaaggacgctggtagtcatggcccctggaccgtttgttagcccaagacaggaaccattcccaaagccaactcttcagacaggaattggactggacaatgggatagtaaaacatgctggtgaagaatgagcttcttggatcaagtagacacttgagactttgttggcatctcctatctgcaggggagacgagagggcagaggagctcagaagctggaggaatggacatgaaaagagagagtagagggaaggagcgggttgtctcattgggggagagcaattaggagtatatagcaaggtgtatataaatttttgcataagagactgacttgatttgtaaactttcacttagagcacaataaaaaaaaaaaaattggatactGTAGTGTACCTGTATTGACTAAATAGCCAAGATACTGTACACACAGCACACAGTACTGTACCATCATATGCTTGGCAGTGCGATCATTTTTGCATACAAGACATGAAATAACGTATGTTGCATGCAGGATGCTGTTGTAATTGCTATGTCCACTTACATTTGCTATGTCCTATTCTCTgaccaggatttctgaactctattataaccttatgggaccacagtcAGACATTGCCTGAACAGATGTTATGTGGTGCATGACCATACATagatacagttaaaaaaaaaggaagaaaaaggcaaGGTAGTGATGTATCCAGATTTGCTATAAAGACCACCCTGGCAAGAGGAAGGGGCAGCTattgcaatagttaagtgctaggaAGGGCCTGAAATAGGGACGTGGCCATGGGGAGAGAGAACTTAATGACTACTTGGAGATGTTTGTGAAGGGGAGTAAGTACACAGCAGAACGCggtatgtattagtttcctattgctccCAGAACAAATTGccaaaaacttagtggcttaagacatcacgaatttattatcttacagctctAGAGGACAGAAAAGTAGGCTAAAACTGTGTTAGTGGGGCTGCATTTCCTCCTGGAGGCTCTAGAGAAGAATCAGtgttttgatttttccttttccagcttctacaggCCACCTGGTGGTCTTGGCTTGTGGTCTCTTCCTCCATTTTCAAATCTCTCTTACTCTGACCCTCCTGGTTCCCTTTCACTTAAAAGACTTCTTGTGACTACCTTGGGCCCACCTGGGTAATCaaggataatcttcccatctcaaaatccttaatgtaatcacatctgcaaagtccttctcaccaaataaggtaacatattcacaggttccaaggTCTAGGACCTAAGACATCTTTGGGGGGACGGGGTTCACTATTCTATCTACCACAGGGTGTCATCAGTGAGGTGAACACATACGGCTGTGAGGGGAAGGTGAGGTCAGCTTTGGATGAGTCTGAGGACATCCAGGGGGAACTGCTTGCCCCCTTGGCTTTCATCCATTCACCAAATACTAAGCACCTACAGTAGCCAGGTGTAAAGGTGAACACTGAATTTGACTGGTTCTAAGATACCTTCTTTTCACTTTTGAACACCTTTGAAATCAGGATACATCTTTTAATCAACAGCACTTTACAAGCGTAACTGGCAGATTTTTTCTTTCCCAGTGATAGGAAAGATACTGTGCATTTTAGAACTGATAGTATGTTGGAGTCAGGGAAATTCAGGCCTTGGCTGCAttgtccaaaccaaacctgttgtaggctcatagcaacccctttaggagtgtagggtttccaaggctgtaaatcttcacagaagcagactgctacatctgtctcccacagagcagctggtgggttcgaactgcagacctttcagttagctttaaccactgcaccaccagggctccccctagGGCTTGCACTACAAAAAAATGCACTACAGGGACTAATTATTGTCGAAGTTGGAGGCCTCAGTAGAACACAAGTACCTCACCTCACTCCCACGTCTTTCCTAGTTCCTAGCCTGGCTTCCTCCACTCTGAAGGCTCCCACATGTCCCAGGGATCTGGTGCTCAGATTCCCTTTAAGGGATTCCTTCTCCTCACCAGAGGCCTGGCCACACACATGCTCAGCTCTGCAATCACAGCAGGGTCCAGGAACCAGACCCCTCTCCCCAGTGTAACCTGTCACAAGAGTCAGGCCCAATGAGTCTCAACCTGGTTATACATTGGAAACACCTGGGGACCTTTTAAAAACCCAGACACCCAAGCCACAATCTAAACCACCTCATTCAGAATCTCCGAGTAGGATTACTTAAAGTTCCCTAGGTGAGTCtttgtggtgcactggttaagtgctcagctgctaaccaagaggtaagtagtctgaacccaccagctactctgtagaagaaggatgtggcagtgtgtttccacaaagattacagccttggaaaccctatggggcagctccatactctcttatagggttgctgtgagttggaaccaactcaacagcaatgggttttaggtgTATCCAATGGGGAGCCAAGGTTGAAAAGTGGGGGAATCCACCTAACTTGATGCAAGTAAGGCGAGGCATAAGGCAGCCTTTGGCAGGGCGGGGGTTCAGACTACACAATTATACCTGTTTATCCTCCCCACCAAATTCTGAATTTCTCTTATGGGAGCAGCTGAGCCATCCAAGTTCCCTCAAGACACTAACTCTGTGCTAGACACATTGTGGGAACCCAGGAAATGCAGGGCCTCAAGGCCAGGCAGAAAAGGTCCAGTGCCAGTAACAGGTCTAGGAGGGGAGCCCACTCATTTGCTGTGTAACCAGTCCTGATTGGCTGGCCAGTCCTCTGATTCACTGTGGGATCTCCAGTGAGTCACTGCCCCTCTCTGCGCCTGTATAGGTGGCCTTGAAGGGCCCTTCAAGGGCCAACACTGAGGTTGCACTTAACCTAAGGACCATAAGGAGTTACGAGAACTGCTGCAAAGAATAGAGGAAGAACTAGAGAAGGGAAAAATACTGGCTTCCAGAATCTTAGGGGTCTTGGATGATTTCGGCTCATCCCTCCCATATCTGTTCAACTTCTAAGGAGCTTGAGACAGTGGGGAACCAGTGACTCAAAGGTTTCCTGCTCGCCCCCAACAGGGTCCCAGTCTTCCAGGTGTCCCAGCCCTTCCAGGCCTAAAATCTCTACTCCTGAGACTTTATCTCCAGCTGGCCACCAAGGATTGAGAATCTAATGTCCTAAAGGTTAACaagtagccctggtggaacagtggttaaagcgctcggctgctaaaagaaaggtctgcagttcaaacccaccagccactttgcaggagaaaagatatggcagtctgcttctgtgaagatttacagcctgggaaaccgtattaggcagttctattctgttctagtgggtcactatgagttggaatcaactggatggccgtgggtttgggttggtttggttCTTAGGCTAACAACCTAAGAACACTGAACGGGAAGCCCAAAGGAGACTGGAAAATAGTGTAACTGATGGATTTTCAGATGGCAAGCAGAGTCCAAGTGGAGAGGCCGCAGGATGTTGACAGGCCCAGGCCCTAGTCCCTGAGAACAAAGGTGAGGTGGTTCAAGAGACCAGAGAGAAACTCCCAAGGAGCAACTTTATGGGAAGAAACACCCAAAGGAGCAAGGCAAGTGCAAAGGGATTGTGGAGAAGGCCCCCGGCTTCTGGTCCCAGCATAGCCAAGGCCCCAATACACAACTAAAGGCTTTTATTCGGAAAGAAGCAGCCCCCAGTGTCCTCACTTCCTGAGACAGCTGGAGCCTCCCCCACAGAGTCCAAGAAAGAAGGGGCCACTAAACTCGGCCCTCAGTGGGCTCAGGTGTAGAGGTCAAAGTCAATCCGTTTGGAGTTGTAGAACTGACCACCAGGGGGGTCCAGCTTCCGGCAATACACACCATCAGGGAAGTAGCCTTCATTCACCCAGGTCTGCAGGGAGAGAGGGCAGAGCTAGGGGAGGAGCTGTGGAGGTGGGGGATGGGAAGCACAAGGCAGAACTAGGTAGAAAAGGACTTACCTGCATCTGGGCACTGGTAAAGGGCCCATATAGCTCAGCATCCCGTGTGTTCTCCCATTTGTATTCCCACATCACATCCACTAGACCATCCCCTGGCGACTCTGCTTctaaaataagaggaaaagcaaTCTGGGCCTCAACCACCATGCCTTCTGCCCACAACACCCCTCTTCTGCCCTCCAAGCTTACCTCCTCTTTGGGCAGGGGTTGGGCTCTCCAGCTCCTCCTCTGCTACTTCCTCAGCAAACATGTCCAGAGAGGGTGGGGGTGCAGGGTCATGGGATCCCTGGGTCCGGCACCCCAGCCCCTTCAGCCGCATGGCCAACCGTTCCCGAGTCTCCTGGTACACACCAAGGTTGCCCCGGGCCACCATTTGGTCGGCCAACCCTGAGAGCCGGTCTAGGCGCTGTGGGGAGCTGGGCCGCCCAGGCCCTTTGCTGTCCCCTTTGCCTCCGCCTCGGGCCCCCAGACGCCTCAATGCCCCAGCAACTGTCTCCCTCGGCAACAGCAGCTCCAGAAGGCCCTCCAGAAGGGCTTGGGCACTCATCGGTGTCTGGCCCAGGCTGTTCTCCTCCTCTGAGTCTGACGTCTGATGCTGATCAGGTGGTTGCTCCCTAATCTTTACCTGTAAATATGAAGACAGAAAAGTTATTCCCTACAAATTGCCAGCAGGGCTCAGACTGCACATTTTCTGCCCACAGACCCCAGTCATGCCAGCCCCTGGGCCACACCCAATCAATGTTATCCAGCCAGTTGTCTCGGATCTGAGCATCCCGGTTCAAGAAGTAGTTGCCATCGGCATCAAAGCGGCCTTCCTCCATCTCTTCCTGTAGGTTGAAGGGTGTGATCCGCACACCTCCCTCGCTGGGGAGTGTGGCTGCTTCCTGACCTGCACCAAAGACACACATGCTCCATGCTAGGTGTGCAAAAAGAGGcagtggccaaaaaaaaaaaaaaaaaggcaggagccTCCCTTGTCCCACAGCCCCAGAAGCCCCTCCTTGTCCCTCTGGCTGAGTCACATCTTCAGTATAACTCACCCTCCACATCTTCTGAAGCCAGGATGTCGTATTTGCTGGACCCCTCCTCATCGTCATCCTCCTCATCGCTGTCCAAAGAGTGTTTACCTTTGAAGCGGCTCCCAGGACCCCCTGCCCCAGCCACAGGATCCACCAGCTATGAGCAAGAATCAGCAAATCAAGAGATGCGGGATATTGGCTACTCCCCAAAATACTCCAGGATTTGGACCCAAACTGAAAATTCTTCAAAGTCATTCCTCAGAGAATATTCGAAAACCAACCCACTTTTTGTGTCCTcagctttatttctctttcagtttctagCTTCTCTTTTCTCCCCTCACTCGTCCCAGAACACAGGAGTCTGGCCCCCTCACCTTCTTCTTGGGGACACTGATTTCActctcatcatcatcatcatcatctcccACGCCCTGGAAAGTCACTTTCCTCTTTGGCATGACGGGGCAGAGAAGGCTTCTCTAAACTGTGCTGAGAGAAAGCAGGCGAGGTAAGAGAACTGGAGGGGCGAGGAGGGGACTCAGGCGAGAGAGCCCCGCTCCCACCCCCACAACAAACATTTCACCAGGTACATCCTGTTCGGGAGGGGAGGGAGCACAGGATGAGTCCGAAAAGGGAGCTGGCAGCCAGGCAACTCCCTTGGTTCGGGATTCCAGAGGGTGCTGGAACCGGAAGAGAGGGTATCTCCCCATGGTATTCCCACCTTTAACGAAGAGGCAACCGGCTCTCCCACGTGACCACCCCCTCCCCGGCTCCCGCAGTCCTAGGCACGGCGGCACTCTGGGGGCTGACAGCTGGCCCCTCAGGGTCCCCAGAGCCCGCGGGGCCCACGCAGCCCCAGGATCTGGAGCCCTGGCCGCCCCACTCCTCCTAGCGCCCAAACTCCCAACCCCGCGGGGAGACCTCCAACTGCCGGTGCTATGTATACAAACTAGAGGGGCTGCAAAGCCAGGGGAGACTCAGGAAGTCCCACTGGCGCGCGCTCACCTGGGGCTCCAGGGGAGacgggggaagaaaaaaagagatgctTTCGCTAGGGATATATCCGGGGCGCCTGACCGCCATCACCCGGAAGAGAACTGCCGAAGGCGCCAGGGAAGCTGGAAGTGACTTCACTCCGGTTAGAGAACTAACTGAAAGAGCGGGCGGAAGTATGCAATGAGCGAGGGACGACCTGCCAGAAGTGACGTAAACTGGCGAAATGACAAAAAGGGATCGTATGACCGCTTAGACTCGGATCCGGCGAGGGAGGTGGTGTGGATCCCCTCAGGCAGCAGTAGAGGTTTTGGGGAGAAAGTGGAGTGCGCTCTAATTCAAGGGGCGCCCAGAGTCAGCATGGAGGGGCAGAGTCCGAGCAGGTCCAGTACATTCCTAGCCGGTTACCTTTTCAGGGTTCGATCACCCTTTTTCCACAGCTAGCTAAGGGCTCTACGCCCACCATCTGAGGAGAAATCATCCCTGCCCACTCCCAGCTGTCTGCTCCGTTCTTAGTGTCAAGAGACGGAGCCTTTTCTCTGGGGAAGCCTGCTCGACTCTTCTGATGGCCCACTTTGTGGCCCCTGACCACTCCTAGGTCTCTCAAACACCGAGCTCCCTTTAGGCCCCAAGGGAAGTCATTTGCTCCACACCTACCCCCAGAACGGCTCCTGGTTTCTCAGGTGGGAAAGCCACCAACAGGAGAGGTAGCCAAGTACCCAGGCCAGAGGCCTCTCCTGTCCCTCTCAGGTAGGCCTGCAAAAGGGTAGCAGTACCTCTCTCGAAGTGCAGCGCAGGATAAAGCCCCCACCCTTAGCAAACAAAGCCCAGGTGCTGGGAGCTTGGCCCAAGGGGGTGGGGTTGGGAGGTGGGAGGAGTGGGTCCCATTACTGTGGTAAAGAGGTCCCAAACTCTAGTGGACACTCAGGAGCTTGAATCCCACTAGGCTAGTGCTCAGAAGCCTGCTGAAGCCAGAGGACACCAGCAGGGGGCACCTAGGGCGACCATCTGGCCCCTCCTCTCTCCCGCTCCCTGGATTAAACCACCGTGAAACCTCACCTAGAGTCTGTTTTATTCTGGGGGTCAGAGCACAGGTCCCAGATCGGGATGGCTTCTTGCTAAAGAATGGGGTCCAAAACACCAGCTACCAGTGCTGCTGTTCCTCCTCCATGGAAACCTACCTGGAGCACCAGGCAGACAGCACACACCTAAGCCTCGTCCTGTTGGAGAACTGCCAGGTGGAGCCACACCTTGGAGCCGTGGAATCCAACATGGAATCCTACACCTTTAAGGTTCTGACCCCTGAGGTGGAGGGCACAGAGGGTGGCATGGACCTATCAGCTGGCTACAGAAAACCAAGAGCTGGAGGGCCTGGCATGGGCACTGGCCAGAGTGAGCTGGAGCCGGCTGGCAGCACTGCTACCCTCTCTGGAGTCCCCAGTACAGGAAAGTGTGCCAGGCGACTGGCCAGGAGCCCAGCTCACTCTCAGAGAGCTGTGGCTTTCTAGCCACCCTCACTCAGTACCCCCTCAGGCTTCTAGGAGCTGCATGAGTGCTTTAGGAAGGAGATCTGGGTGCTGCAGGAAAAGCGTAGAGGGCTCCAGACCAGTGACAATGGAGAGAGCAAATTCCAGGCAAAGCTGAGGCAGGAGCTCAACCAGTTTGTTGATGAGCGACTGAGATGGACCAAAGGCCAAGAGGCACCTGCCAAGACCAGCAGACTGCT
The sequence above is drawn from the Elephas maximus indicus isolate mEleMax1 chromosome 12, mEleMax1 primary haplotype, whole genome shotgun sequence genome and encodes:
- the CD2BP2 gene encoding CD2 antigen cytoplasmic tail-binding protein 2 isoform X1 — translated: MPKRKVTFQGVGDDDDDDESEISVPKKKLVDPVAGAGGPGSRFKGKHSLDSDEEDDDEEGSSKYDILASEDVEGQEAATLPSEGGVRITPFNLQEEMEEGRFDADGNYFLNRDAQIRDNWLDNIDWVKIREQPPDQHQTSDSEEENSLGQTPMSAQALLEGLLELLLPRETVAGALRRLGARGGGKGDSKGPGRPSSPQRLDRLSGLADQMVARGNLGVYQETRERLAMRLKGLGCRTQGSHDPAPPPSLDMFAEEVAEEELESPTPAQRGEAESPGDGLVDVMWEYKWENTRDAELYGPFTSAQMQLCPLSLQTWVNEGYFPDGVYCRKLDPPGGQFYNSKRIDFDLYT
- the CD2BP2 gene encoding CD2 antigen cytoplasmic tail-binding protein 2 isoform X2, whose translation is MPKRKVTFQGVGDDDDDDESEISVPKKKLVDPVAGAGGPGSRFKGKHSLDSDEEDDDEEGSSKYDILASEDVEGQEAATLPSEGGVRITPFNLQEEMEEGRFDADGNYFLNRDAQIRDNWLDNIDWVKIREQPPDQHQTSDSEEENSLGQTPMSAQALLEGLLELLLPRETVAGALRRLGARGGGKGDSKGPGRPSSPQRLDRLSGLADQMVARGNLGVYQETRERLAMRLKGLGCRTQGSHDPAPPPSLDMFAEEVAEEELESPTPAQRGEAESPGDGLVDVMWEYKWENTRDAELYGPFTSAQMQTWVNEGYFPDGVYCRKLDPPGGQFYNSKRIDFDLYT